A single genomic interval of Methyloceanibacter caenitepidi harbors:
- a CDS encoding LysR family transcriptional regulator yields the protein MNEWIPKRSIGAVPLNGLRTFEVVARHMSLKKAAEELNVTPSAVSHRLRVLERVLGCKLMHRQGAEMQLTHNGRVLAPALSHGFEIIVDAVGNLQPD from the coding sequence ATGAATGAGTGGATCCCGAAAAGATCGATCGGCGCGGTCCCCCTGAACGGCTTGCGGACCTTCGAGGTCGTGGCGCGGCACATGTCGCTGAAGAAGGCCGCCGAGGAACTGAACGTCACGCCCTCGGCCGTCAGTCATCGCCTCCGCGTGCTTGAACGCGTGCTGGGCTGCAAGCTGATGCATCGTCAGGGCGCGGAAATGCAACTCACCCACAACGGGCGTGTGCTCGCACCGGCCCTTTCGCATGGGTTCGAGATCATCGTCGACGCGGTCGGCAATCTGCAGCCGGACTAA